The DNA region CGCCTGGATCGACAGCAGGCGGTTCTTGATGTCGCTCTCGTCCTGGCCGACGATCTGATAAGTCGTCTCCTCGTCGGTGTCCTGGTCGGCGAGCGTCACGGTGGCGCCGAACTTGACGGTGCTGCCGGTCAGCTTGGCCGGGTCGATGACCTCGGCGCGGCTGATCTTGTCCTCCAACTCAAGCACGCGGCCTTCGATGAAGCTCTGACGTTCGCGCGCCGCGTGGTATTCGGCGTTTTCCGAAAGATCGCCATGTTCGCGGGCCTCCGCGATGGCTTTGATGACCGCCGGGCGTTCGGTGATCTTAAGGTGCTTCAATTCCTCCTGGAGGCGGTTGAAGCCCGCCGCTGTCATCGGAACTTTTTCCATGTTCGGTCCATCACCGCTTGCAGTCGTTCGACCTGTCCAGAGAGCGACATTAGGGACGAAGACGGCGCGGAGGAGGTCCGCCGCGCCGTCGTCCGTCCTTAATACGATCCGCTAAGGTACGACTGGAGCGGGGCGACTTCAAGGCTGCCGTTCCGGAGTGCGGCAATCGCTTCCACCGCCGCGCGAGCGCCCGCGACCGTGGTGTAGTAAGGAATGTTGTAGGTCAGCGCGGTCCGCCGCAGGCTGAAGCTGTCGGACAGCGCCTGGGCGCCCTCCGTGGTGTTGATGACCAGATGCACGTCGCCGTTGATCATGGCGTCGACGATGTGCGGCTTGCCTTCCACCACCTTGTTGACGACCTCGGCCTCGACCCCGGCGTCCTTCAGCACCTTGGCGGTGCCCGACGTGGCGAGGATGCGGAAGCCCATCTCGTGCAGCTTCTTGGAGATGATGGCCAGCGCCGGCTTGTCATGGTCCTTGACCGACACGAAGACGCAGCCCTTGACCGGCAGGGTGACGCCGGCGCCGAGCTGGGCCTTGGCGAAGGCCAGGGCGAAATTATGGTCGAGGCCCATGACCTCGCCCGTCGACTTCATCTCCGGACCCAGCACGATGTCGACGCCGGGGAAGCGGGCGAAGGGGAAGACCGCTTCCTTGACCGCGGTGTGCGGCGGGTTCGGGCCGTTCAGCGTGAAGGAGGACAGCGCCTCCCCCGCCATGACGCGGGCGGCGATCTTGGCGATGGCGGTGCCGGTGGCCTTGGCGACGAAGGGCACCGTGCGGCTGGCGCGCGGGTTGACCTCCAGGATGTAGACGGTGCCGGCCTGGACCGCGAACTGGACGTTCATCAGCCCGACCACCTTCAGCGCGCGGGCCAGCGCGTCCGACTGGCGGTTGATCTCGGCGATGGTCTCGGCCGGGAGCGAATAGGGCGGCAGGGCGCAGGCGCTGTCGCCGGAATGGATGCCGGCCTCCTCGATATGCTCCATCACGCCGGCGACATAGACCGTCTCGCCGTCGCAGACGACGTCGACGTCGACCTCGATGGCGTCCTGGAGATAGCTGTCGATCAGCACCGGGTTCTTGCCCGACACCTGCACGGCGGTGCCCATGTAGCGCTGGAGCCCGGCCATGTCGTGGACGATCTCCATCGCCCGGCCGCCCAGCACGTAGGACGGGCGGATGACGACCGGGAAACCGATCCTGCTGGCGACCGCCTCGGCCTCCTCCAGCGAACGGGCGAGGCCGTTGGCCGGCTGCTTCAGGGCCAGTTCATGCAGCAGCTTCTGGAAGCGCTCGCGGTCCTCGGCCAGATCGATGGCGTCGGGCGAGGTGCCGAGGATCGGAATGCCGGCGGCCTCCAATGCGGCGGCGAGCTTCAGCGGGGTCTGGCCGCCGAACTGCACGATGCAGCCGAGAACGGTGCCGTTGCGCTGCTCGACCCGCACCAGCTCCACCACGTCCTCGGCGGTCAGCGGCTCGAAATAGAGGCGGTCGGCGGTGTCGTAGTCGGTGGAGACGGTCTCCGGGTTGCAGTTGACCATGATGGTCTCGATGCCGGCCTCCTGGAGGGCGTAGACGGCATGGACGCAGCAATAGTCGAACTCGATGCCCTGGCCGATGCGGTTGGGACCGCCGCCGAGGATGACGACCTTGCGCTTGTCGGTCGGGTCCGCCTCGCACTCCGCCTCGCCGGTCCCGTCGGTCTCGTAGGTCGAGTACATGTAGGGGGTGGCCGAGGCGAATTCGGCCGCACAGGTGTCGATGCGCTTGTAGACCGGGGTGACGCCGGCCTCGCGGCGCGCGGTGGCGACCGCGGCCTCGCTGGTCTTGGCCAGCTCGGCCAGACGGGCGTCGGAGAAGCCCATCTGCTTCAGCTTCAGCCAGCCGGCCTTGTCGGTCGGCAGGCCATCGGCGCGGATCGCCGCCTCGCGGTCGACGATCGCCTTGATCTGCTCCAGGAACCAGGGGTCGTACTTGGAGACGGCCTGGACCTCCTCCACGGTGAAGCCGTGACGGAAGGCCTGGGCGATCACCAGCAGACGGTCGGGGGTGGGGGTGGCCAGCGCGCCGCGGATGGCGGTGCGGTCGGGGTTGCCGTCACCGATCTTGACCTCGTTGAAGCCGGTCAGGCCGGTCTCCATCGAGCGCAGCGCCTTCTGCACCGACTCCTGGAAGGTGCGGCCGATCGACATCGCCTCGCCCACCGACTTCATCGAGGTGGTCAGCAGCGGCTCCGAGCCCTTGAACTTCTCGAAGGTGAAGCGCGGCATCTTGGTGACGACGTAGTCGATCGTCGGCTCGAAGCTGGCGGGGGTGGTGCCGGTGATGTCGTTGGTCAGCTCGTCCAGCCGGTATCCGACGGCCAGCTTGGCGGCGATCTTGGCGATCGGGAAGCCGGTGGCCTTCGACGCCAGCGCCGAGGAGCGCGACACGCGCGGGTTCATCTCGATGACGATCAGGCGGCCGTTGGCCGGGTTGACCGCGAACTGGACGTTCGAGCCGCCGGTGTCCACCCCGATCTCGCGCAGCACCGCGATCGAGGCGTCGCGCATGATCTGGTATTCCTTGTCCGTCAGCGTCAGCGACGGGGCGACGGTGATCGAATCGCCGGTGTGGACGCCCATCGGGTCGATGTTCTCGATGGCGCAGATGATGATGCAGTTGTCGGCGCCGTCGCGCACGACCTCCATCTCATATTCCTTCCAGCCCAGCACCGATTCCTCGATCAGCACCTCGCCGACCGGGCTGGCGCGCAGGCCGCCGCGCACGATGTCCTCGAACTCCGCCCGGTTGTAGGCGATGCCGCCGCCGGTGCCGGCCAGCGTGAAGCTGGGGCGGATGATCGCCGGCAGCCCGACGAACTCCAGCGCGTCCATCGCCTCGGTCAGGGTGCGGACCATGCGCGACTTCGGCGATTCCAGGCCCAGCTTGTCCATGGCGTCGCGGAACAGGATGCGGTCCTCGGCCTTGGCGATGACGTCGCGCTTGGCGCCGATCATCTCCACGCCGAGCCGCTCCAGCGTGCCGTCGTCGGACAGCGCCATCGCCGTGTTCAGCGCGGTCTGGCCGCCCATGGTCGGCAGAAGCGCGTCGGGACGCTCCTTCTCCAGGATCTTGGCGACGACGGCCGGGGTGATCGGCTCGATATAGGTGGCGTCGGCCAGACCGGGGTCGGTCATGATGGTGGCCGGGTTGGAGTTGACGAGGATGACGCGGTAGCCTTCCTCGCGCAGCGCCTTGCAGGCCTGGACGCCGGAGTAATCGAACTCGCATGCCTGTCCGATGACGATCGGACCCGCGCCGATGATGCAGATGGATTTGATGTCGGTGCGTTTGGGCATGGGTCCGCTTCTCTGGAATGTGGTCAGCCGAAAACCCCCCGGCGCCGGGAACCGGAGACGGAGAGCAGGGGTGGGCATGTCGTGCAAGGCCCCCTTATAGGGGGTTCCGGTCCGGGGGGGAAGGGGTGGCATGGATGCCACCCTCGCATGACTGAATCTCGGGCACGGCACCTCCGGCCCATGCGGCCCTTGAACCGGTGGGGAAAGGAACGCATCAATTCCCCCTCTCCCTTTTCGGTTCCCCTTTGGAGACACGCCCCCGATGAGCCACGCCTTCGCCAAGGACAGCCGCGCCTGCGCCGCCTGCGTCTCGTGGGGCGGGGAGCGGGCGCTGTCGGACGACAACACGCTGGTGCATGTGGCCCGCCACGGGGTGGAGGGGGAGTGCCGCACCGCCAGCAGCCAGGACTACCGCCGCATCACCAAGGGCTATCACACCTGCACCGCCTGGGCGCCGCTGCCGATGCTGAAGAAGCATGGCGGCCGGATCGGCCACACGCCGGCCGGGCAGGCGCATACGCCGGTCACCGCCGCGGCCTCGCGGCCGATCACCGCCGCGGCTTCCCAGCCGGTGCCGGCGGCGGCGGCCTTCGCGTCGGCGCCGGTGGCGACCCCGGTGCTCGACGCGCCGCCACCGCCCTGCCGGGCCGATGTCATCGATGCGGAGCAGACGCCGCAGGTCCGCGCCCTCTACACCCACTGGGTGCGGCTGAAGCGCAAGCGCCGCATGCCGCTGGCCATCGAGATCGACACCGCCCAGGTGCGGGAGAGCGTGCCGCGCATCGCCCTGATGGAGCCGACCGCCGACGGCGGCGACTTCGTCTACAAATCCTGCGGCCGCGCCCTGCAACGCCGGCTGGCCGAGCGGCCGACGACGCGGCGGGTGACGGAGTGCCATCCCGAACAGGCGGCGAAACGCTGGCTGTCCGACCTGCGCGCCTGCCTGGACAGCGGCGAGCCGCGCTGCCTCCTGGTGCGCGACGACCCGATGCTGCCGGGGGCGAAGTTCGTCGAGCTGCTGCTGCCGCTGGCCGATGTCGAGGGCGGACCGGCCACCCGCGTGCTGGCCTACCGCCATGTGCCGGGCGGCTGAGGGGGCGGCGATGGAAGGCGGACCAGGGCGAGAGGAGCCGAAGGGAGAAGGACCGGGGTCCGAGATCGTCGGCGTCTGGCCGGCGGCGGTGTGGATCATCGTCGGCACCGGGCATTACCTGAACGACCCCGACCATTTCGCCGGCTGGAAGGGGGCCTTGTATTTCGTGCTGGGCACCGGGCTGGTGGCGCTGGTCGGCGGCATCGCCAGCCTGTCGGCCCGGCGCACCGTCGCCGGCATCCAGGAACGCCTGCTGAAGGAGGTCCGCCACCGCCGCGATTGGGCGAGCTGGTGGGTGGCGCTGGGATTGCGCGGGCTGGTGGGCTTGGGCGAGGCGGTGCTGGTGACGCTGCTGGCGCTGTCGGCGGTGGCTCTGCTGGGGTGACGGGATGGCTGCGAAACAACGGTCCGGCAAGGGGGGAATGATGGGCGGCAAAGGGATCGGATGGGGCGTTCTCCTGGCGATGCTGGTCCTGCCGGCGGCGGGCGGCGGCGCGTCGGCCAATGACAGCACCGGCTTCCAGGGCACCGGCGGGATCGAGCTGACCAGGACCGACGCCATCGAGATGCGGTCGGAGGATCTGTGGATCGGGATGGACGAGATCCGCGTCTCCTACGTCTTCCGCAATGTCAGCGACCGTCCGGTCGAAACGCTGGTGGCCTTTCCGCTGCCCGATCTCGACCTGTCGCCGGGATTGACGGCGTCGGCCTGGCAATTTCCCAAGGAGGCCGATGATTTCCTCGATTTCCGCCTGTGGATCGACGACCGGCCGGAGAAGCCCTCGCTGGAGCGGCGCGCCCTCTTCCAGGGCCGGGATGTGACGGCGGCGGTGGAGGCGGCGGGGGCGCTGGGCATGACGCCCTGGGCGCCGGGGGCCTATGACGACTACGCGCGGACACTGGACCCGGCGGCGCTGGCCCGGCTGCGCGATGCCGGGCTGATCCAGAACGGCGATTATAACAACAACCCGCAATGGACGCTGCGCACCCGCTATTTCTGGACGCAGACCTTTCCGCCGGGGCGCGATGTGCGGGTCCGCCATGTCTACCGGACCTTTCTGGGCCATTCCCTTCTCGGAGATGTGAGGAAGATCGACGCGCGCGGCGTGGTCGGGCGTCTGGTCGGCGAGGCGGCCGGGGGCGGAGCCGGGGCCGACCGCTATTGTCTGGAGGAATCGGCGCGGCGGACCGTGGTGGCCGTCCAGGCGAAATACCCGTCGCCGGCCATGCCCTACGGCACCGCGGAGATCGAATATATCCTGACCACCGCCCGCAACTGGCGCGGTCCGATCGGCCGTTTCCACCTGACCATCGACAAGGGCGCTCCGGAAAACATCGTCTCACTGTGCTGGAACGGTCTGAGCAAGACCGGCCCGACGACCTTCGAATCGACGATCACCGATTTCGTTCCCGACCGCGATATCCGCCTGCTGCTGTTCGTCCGGGCGAAAGCCCCCTGAAATCCGCTCGCCGGTCATGCCGGCGGCGTTTCCCGTGAAACGGAAACAGCCCCGCGCCACTCCGAAAAAGGGCGCTGGCCGGCTGGTTGAAATCGCCATGAGTGAATATATGACAATTAAACAATTTTATTGATATATTATATGCATAACATATCCTTCCGGCTGTGCCGCCGCTGCGAGCCAATGCCCTGGCGGCCAACCGATGGAGAGAGTCAGATGGCAGGCGTCGACATCGTGGTCAGCCGTGGGTTCAATCAGGAGTTCCGGCAAAACCCCAACACATCCCCCGGCTACATTTATAATTACGCGACGGATGACGAGACCTATTTCGTCAATCAGATCGCTCCGTTTCTGCCCCCCTGCGTGTCGTTCTCCGCGGACCCGGCGAATGATCCCCTGGTCTTCACGGCGGATACGCCGGGTCAGAGCGCGCTGGCCTGTTGCAGCACCATCTACCCTTATCCGGGCGACGCCCCGGCCTCCCTGCCGCGCCAGCTTGGGCTGTCCCTGTCGAACGGGCTGACGGTCACGCTGACCCTGATCGCCCGCATCCTGTCGATCGTCCCGCTGGCCGGCGATTCGCCCAGCGTCCAATGGGCCAAGGGCGAGATCGAGCGCCAGACCTCGGTCACCTTCCCGGCGGGCGCCGTGTTGCAGGAGATCATCAGCCCGGAGGGGGGGCGCTATGCCCTGGTCGCCGCCTTCGGCGACAGCGGTTACGACGTCACCAGCCTGGACGGGCTGGCCGATTTGCCGCTGCCGACCGGCTACACCTATCAAAGCTCCGTACTGTCCAGCTATCTGACGCTGGCGGTGGAGCAGACCGCCCATATCCTGATCTGCGGCAGCTTCAACTTTCAGCTTTATGCCTGACCGGAGCCGGCGCGAAGCGCACCGGACGCGAAAAGGCCCTTCCCCTCTTGTGGGAGAAGGGCCTTTTCGCGGTCGGGAGGGCGTTCACTTCACCGCGCTTGCGGTCCAGCCCGGCTCGATCCCCTGCATGTCGGGCAGGTGATGGGCGATGCCCTTGTGGCAGTCGATGCAGCTCCTCTCCCCGGTGAACAGGTAGGTCTCGTGCATCTTGGCGGCGCGCGGATTCTGCTTGGTGATGTCCATCGAATCGGCGCTGTGGCAGTTGCGGCATTCCAGCGAGTTGTTGGACTTCAGCCGTGCCCACTCGTGCTCGGCCAGTTCGCGGCGCTTGTCCAGGAACTTCTCGCGGGTGTCGATGGTGCCGAAGATCTTGCCCCAGACCTCCTTCGACGCCTGCATCTTGCGGGCGATCTTGTCGGTCCACTGGTGCGGGACATGGCAGTCCGGGCAGCTGGCCCGCACGCCCGACCGGTTGGTGAAGTGGATGGTCTGCTTCAGCTCCTCATAGGGATTGTCGCGCATCTCGTGGCAACTGATGCAGAAGGCCTCCTTGTTGGTGGCTTCCAGTGCGGTGTTGAAGCCGCCCCAGAAGACGACGCCGGCGATGAAACCGCCCAGCGTCAGGAAGCCCAGGCCGAAATGGACGCTGGGGCGGGCGAACAGGCGCCACAGGCCCAGCAGGGTGGAGCGGATCGTCATT from Azospirillum sp. B510 includes:
- the greA gene encoding transcription elongation factor GreA, producing the protein MEKVPMTAAGFNRLQEELKHLKITERPAVIKAIAEAREHGDLSENAEYHAARERQSFIEGRVLELEDKISRAEVIDPAKLTGSTVKFGATVTLADQDTDEETTYQIVGQDESDIKNRLLSIQAPLARALINKSVGDSVEVSTPGGSKLYEIVSVEFR
- a CDS encoding DUF4424 family protein yields the protein MAAKQRSGKGGMMGGKGIGWGVLLAMLVLPAAGGGASANDSTGFQGTGGIELTRTDAIEMRSEDLWIGMDEIRVSYVFRNVSDRPVETLVAFPLPDLDLSPGLTASAWQFPKEADDFLDFRLWIDDRPEKPSLERRALFQGRDVTAAVEAAGALGMTPWAPGAYDDYARTLDPAALARLRDAGLIQNGDYNNNPQWTLRTRYFWTQTFPPGRDVRVRHVYRTFLGHSLLGDVRKIDARGVVGRLVGEAAGGGAGADRYCLEESARRTVVAVQAKYPSPAMPYGTAEIEYILTTARNWRGPIGRFHLTIDKGAPENIVSLCWNGLSKTGPTTFESTITDFVPDRDIRLLLFVRAKAP
- a CDS encoding NapC/NirT family cytochrome c, producing the protein MTIRSTLLGLWRLFARPSVHFGLGFLTLGGFIAGVVFWGGFNTALEATNKEAFCISCHEMRDNPYEELKQTIHFTNRSGVRASCPDCHVPHQWTDKIARKMQASKEVWGKIFGTIDTREKFLDKRRELAEHEWARLKSNNSLECRNCHSADSMDITKQNPRAAKMHETYLFTGERSCIDCHKGIAHHLPDMQGIEPGWTASAVK
- the carB gene encoding carbamoyl-phosphate synthase large subunit is translated as MPKRTDIKSICIIGAGPIVIGQACEFDYSGVQACKALREEGYRVILVNSNPATIMTDPGLADATYIEPITPAVVAKILEKERPDALLPTMGGQTALNTAMALSDDGTLERLGVEMIGAKRDVIAKAEDRILFRDAMDKLGLESPKSRMVRTLTEAMDALEFVGLPAIIRPSFTLAGTGGGIAYNRAEFEDIVRGGLRASPVGEVLIEESVLGWKEYEMEVVRDGADNCIIICAIENIDPMGVHTGDSITVAPSLTLTDKEYQIMRDASIAVLREIGVDTGGSNVQFAVNPANGRLIVIEMNPRVSRSSALASKATGFPIAKIAAKLAVGYRLDELTNDITGTTPASFEPTIDYVVTKMPRFTFEKFKGSEPLLTTSMKSVGEAMSIGRTFQESVQKALRSMETGLTGFNEVKIGDGNPDRTAIRGALATPTPDRLLVIAQAFRHGFTVEEVQAVSKYDPWFLEQIKAIVDREAAIRADGLPTDKAGWLKLKQMGFSDARLAELAKTSEAAVATARREAGVTPVYKRIDTCAAEFASATPYMYSTYETDGTGEAECEADPTDKRKVVILGGGPNRIGQGIEFDYCCVHAVYALQEAGIETIMVNCNPETVSTDYDTADRLYFEPLTAEDVVELVRVEQRNGTVLGCIVQFGGQTPLKLAAALEAAGIPILGTSPDAIDLAEDRERFQKLLHELALKQPANGLARSLEEAEAVASRIGFPVVIRPSYVLGGRAMEIVHDMAGLQRYMGTAVQVSGKNPVLIDSYLQDAIEVDVDVVCDGETVYVAGVMEHIEEAGIHSGDSACALPPYSLPAETIAEINRQSDALARALKVVGLMNVQFAVQAGTVYILEVNPRASRTVPFVAKATGTAIAKIAARVMAGEALSSFTLNGPNPPHTAVKEAVFPFARFPGVDIVLGPEMKSTGEVMGLDHNFALAFAKAQLGAGVTLPVKGCVFVSVKDHDKPALAIISKKLHEMGFRILATSGTAKVLKDAGVEAEVVNKVVEGKPHIVDAMINGDVHLVINTTEGAQALSDSFSLRRTALTYNIPYYTTVAGARAAVEAIAALRNGSLEVAPLQSYLSGSY